One genomic region from Epinephelus fuscoguttatus linkage group LG6, E.fuscoguttatus.final_Chr_v1 encodes:
- the LOC125889881 gene encoding LHFPL tetraspan subfamily member 2a protein-like produces the protein MCHVIVTCRSMLWTLLSIVVAFAELIAFMSPDWLLGSPRSSESGEGVDSGEYRPSLGLYSRCLRVGSRGIGVSCGPYAGTFGEVASGFWQGAMLFLAAGMLVLGGVACISIFSLCFQSILKKSIFNICGLLQAIGGLLLMVGLMLYPAGWGSEKVMGYCGPEALPFRPAECSLGWAFYTAIGGTLGSFLCAVLSAQAEIATSSDKVQEEIEEGKSLICLL, from the exons ATGTGCCATGTTATCGTAACATGCCGCTCCATGCTCTGGACACTGCTCAGTATTGTCGTGGCCTTTGCTGAGCTCATTGCCTTCATGAGCCCCGATTGGCTGCTGGGATCTCCTCGTTCCAGCGAGAGCGGGGAGGGAGTGGACTCCGGGGAGTACCGGCCGTCTCTCGGCCTCTACAGCCGATGCCTTCGTGTCGGGTCACGGGGAATAGGGGTGAGCTGCGGGCCCTACGCTGGGACGTTTGGGGAAGTGGCCAGTGGCTTCTGGCAGGgtgccatgttgtttctggcAGCAGGGATGTTAGTGCTAGGAGGAGTGGCCTGTATCTCAATCTTCAGTCTGTGCTTCCAGAGCATCCTGAAGAAGAGCATATTCAACATCTGTGGACTGCTACAGGCTATTGGAG GCCTGCTGCTGATGGTGGGCCTCATGCTGTACCCTGCCGGTTGGGGTTCGGAGAAGGTGATGGGCTACTGCGGCCCCGAGGCCTTGCCCTTTAGGCCGGCTGAGTGCTCGCTCGGCTGGGCGTTCTACACAGCGATAGGAGGCACGCTGGGATCCTTCCTGTGTGCTGTTTTGTCCGCACAGGCTGAGATTGCCACCTCCAGCGACAAGGTTCAGGAGGAGATTGAGGAGGGGAAGAGTCTGATCTGCTTGCTGTGA